The following proteins are co-located in the Dromiciops gliroides isolate mDroGli1 chromosome 2, mDroGli1.pri, whole genome shotgun sequence genome:
- the LOC122744297 gene encoding zinc-alpha-2-glycoprotein-like, whose amino-acid sequence MQCQGRGRWFPSAWLLILGIFSLRETQEAHHRHVGQFTAVGTAHSFLELTGISFMDDVEVASYNNIQHKITIKIPWIPLALGVDYITQRQNVLVDHEQHFRWVVQYLAKNDTDSNRNHTGQLLADCEIDSDIKVKSHIHLIWDGEEYYRIYEEVGHWENLKPEVKKYQHILESPFWTDLRKQYMDKYCVDLMRKIVRYSMLRDNVPPEVTVSHHVSPEGISILSCTARGFYPQSILLRWEKNGKLGVWGKETSTGILPNVDSTFYLQVTLKLPPDDSELNYTCVVEHIELKTPAVYPVPEKPTMEKPWVLTLAIVLTCFLLLSCAGAFITWKKRKSNVHVMTER is encoded by the exons ATGCAGTgtcaggggagggggagatggttTCCTTCAGCTTGGCTTCTCATTCTGGGGATATTTTCTTTGAGAGAGACACAGGAAG CCCACCACAGGCATGTGGGTCAGTTCACTGCAGTGGGCACAGCCCATTCTTTCTTGGAACTAACTGGAATCAGCTTCATGGATGATGTTGAAGTGGCATCCTATAATAATATACAGCATAAAATTACAATCAAGATACCCTGGATCCCCCTAGCACTAGGAGTCGATTACATTACCCAGAGGCAAAATGTATTGGTGGACCATGAGCAACATTTCCGCTGGGTAGTCCAATACTTAGCAAAGAATGACACTGACTCTAACA GAAACCACACAGGACAGCTCCTTGCAGACTGTGAAATAGACAGTGACATCAAAGTAAAGAGCCATATCCATTTAATTTGGGATGGAGAGGAATATTACAGGATATATGAAGAAGTTGGGCACTGGGAAAATTTaaagcctgaagtcaagaaatacCAGCACATTCTGGAAAGCCCCTTCTGGACTGATCTAAGGAAACAATACATGGATAAATATTGTGTTGACTTGATGAGGAAAATCGTTAGGTACTCCATGTTAAGGGATAATG TGCCCCCTGAGGTGACTGTTTCTCACCATGTCAGCCCAGAAGGCATCAGCATTCTCTCCTGCACAGCCAGAGGCTTCTACCCTCAGTCCATCCTATTGCGTTGGGAGAAGAATGGGAAGCTGGGTGTATGGGGAAAGGAGACTTCCACTGGCATCCTGCCCAATGTGGATTCCACTTTCTACCTTCAAGTTACCTTAAAGCTCCCACCAGATGACTCAGAGCTGAATTATACCTGTGTGGTGGAACATATTGAGCTGAAAACCCCTGCTGTGTATCCAG TCCCTGAAAAGCCCACAATGGAAAAGCCTTGGGTCCTGACACTGGCCATTGTTTTGACTTGTTTCCTACTGTTGAGTTGTGCTGGAGCCTTCATCACATGGAAGAAGAGGAAGTCAAATGTGCATGTAATGACAGAGAGGTGA